In a genomic window of Halobiforma lacisalsi AJ5:
- the cheB gene encoding chemotaxis-specific protein-glutamate methyltransferase CheB, producing MVRAVIADDSAVMRETLGKILEDAGIDVVARAKDGTEAVEQITRLEPDVATIDIQMPGLTGHEVIEQVMAEQPTPMLVISSQTTKNAEATFEALEAGAVDFIAKPSGDNSVPIWSKQDEIVDQVRAVAAADVSGSDAGTSRSTREEPTTVDVGATEEFPNDPTLVIGASTGGPRVVERVLSELPERAGLRIVIVQHMADHYTERFATRLDERTDYEIRESTGRDTIGPGEGVLAKGGYHLEVTSLRNGRLTVAHDDGPERHNVKPAIDVTMETAAETIGRRGNLAGVVLTGMGADGADGLAAIKDAGGKAIAQDESTSRVYGMPKEAADRVDLDMVLPKDRIAEGVVNAFRGWSS from the coding sequence ATGGTCAGGGCAGTCATTGCGGACGACTCCGCCGTCATGCGGGAAACGCTTGGCAAGATCCTCGAGGACGCCGGGATCGACGTCGTCGCCCGCGCCAAGGACGGGACCGAGGCCGTCGAGCAGATCACCCGCCTCGAGCCGGACGTCGCGACGATCGACATCCAGATGCCCGGTCTGACGGGCCACGAGGTGATCGAGCAGGTGATGGCCGAGCAGCCGACGCCGATGCTGGTCATCAGCTCCCAGACGACGAAAAACGCCGAGGCGACGTTCGAGGCCCTCGAGGCCGGCGCGGTCGACTTCATCGCGAAACCGAGCGGCGACAACTCCGTCCCGATCTGGTCGAAGCAAGACGAGATCGTCGATCAGGTCCGGGCGGTCGCCGCGGCGGACGTCTCCGGATCCGACGCCGGGACGTCACGCTCGACGCGCGAGGAACCCACCACCGTCGACGTCGGCGCGACAGAGGAGTTCCCGAACGATCCGACGCTCGTCATCGGCGCATCGACCGGCGGCCCGCGGGTCGTCGAACGAGTGCTGTCCGAACTGCCCGAGCGAGCAGGGTTGCGAATTGTGATAGTTCAACACATGGCTGATCACTACACCGAACGCTTCGCGACGCGTCTCGACGAACGAACCGACTACGAGATCCGAGAATCGACCGGCCGCGACACGATCGGCCCCGGGGAGGGCGTCCTGGCGAAGGGCGGCTACCACCTCGAGGTGACGAGCCTCCGGAACGGACGGCTCACCGTCGCCCACGACGACGGGCCGGAGCGACACAACGTCAAGCCGGCCATCGACGTCACGATGGAGACCGCGGCCGAGACGATCGGCCGGCGGGGCAACCTCGCCGGCGTCGTCCTCACCGGAATGGGTGCCGACGGCGCGGACGGGCTCGCAGCGATCAAAGATGCCGGCGGCAAGGCCATCGCACAGGACGAATCGACTTCGCGAGTCTACGGGATGCCCAAGGAGGCCGCGGACCGGGTCGACCTCGACATGGTGTTGCCCAAGGATCGGATCGCTGAGGGCGTCGTCAACGCCTTCCGGGGGTGGTCCTCGTGA
- a CDS encoding ParA family protein, translating to MAEPARLCVTNQKGGVGKTTVAINLAGALNDRGRDVLFVDLDPQGNATEGLGLLEAYDAEPPTLLDALVDPEGVPREEIVYDHEEMDVVASNVDMNAAASTLAAEDDAELRLDRLLTSLESNVDGDYDFVVVDCPPHLGAVTDNGLVAAQNLVIPALAEPTSKRSLELLFDYVGALEMDHDVEIEPQALVANRIENTNAADEMLEWFEDALPETPLYRVRKRVAFQRAFSAGSSIFAVEEENDMREVFASMAETLDERLTGTRLEVSA from the coding sequence ATGGCGGAACCCGCTCGGCTGTGTGTGACAAATCAGAAGGGAGGTGTCGGAAAGACGACCGTCGCGATCAACCTCGCCGGCGCGCTGAACGATCGCGGCCGGGACGTACTCTTCGTCGATCTCGACCCCCAGGGGAACGCGACGGAGGGACTCGGGCTGCTCGAGGCCTACGACGCGGAGCCGCCGACGCTGCTCGACGCGCTCGTCGACCCCGAGGGCGTCCCCCGCGAAGAGATCGTCTACGACCACGAGGAGATGGACGTCGTCGCGAGCAACGTGGACATGAACGCCGCCGCCTCGACGCTGGCAGCCGAGGACGACGCTGAACTACGACTCGATCGGCTGCTGACGTCGCTCGAGAGTAACGTCGACGGCGACTACGACTTCGTCGTCGTGGACTGTCCCCCACACCTCGGCGCGGTAACCGACAACGGACTGGTCGCGGCTCAGAACCTCGTGATTCCGGCGCTGGCCGAGCCCACGAGCAAGCGCTCGCTCGAGTTACTGTTCGACTACGTCGGCGCGCTCGAGATGGATCACGACGTCGAGATCGAACCACAGGCGCTCGTGGCAAACCGGATCGAGAACACGAACGCGGCCGACGAGATGCTCGAGTGGTTCGAGGACGCGCTGCCCGAGACCCCGCTTTACCGGGTCCGAAAACGGGTCGCCTTCCAGCGAGCGTTTTCCGCCGGGAGTTCGATCTTCGCGGTCGAGGAGGAAAACGACATGCGAGAGGTGTTCGCTTCGATGGCCGAGACACTCGACGAACGACTCACCGGTACCAGACTGGAGGTATCGGCATGA
- a CDS encoding methyl-accepting chemotaxis protein codes for MSEQTVDRRGRGETVGTDDEPEPAGTGDTTDDRTLRRAGYQQLFDGTGVPTFVLDADGRVREWNAAIVELTGVDREEAIGHEHVSELFYPDGRRADTLADKVLQAPDRAHREFDVELRDPSRNRYGDSSTMVDRHGDEKHIDFSATPLYDDGDLVGVIEVVVDRTDVVNQRDATADLVREIQATANRIGRGDLTARASRREEFAVLESELTAVIDDVNEMADTLETLTGRVTERAEEMEAAVDEATGAADEISGNVSEQHALLQDSVDEMQSFAAGMEELAAQADEVDSAAEDASEAVENGLEAGEDAREAMADVVEIGDELVESVDALSARMDEIGDVVEVISDVADETNLLALNANIEAARAGESGDGFAVVADHVKTLADETQQHTEEISTSLEELQAQTDETADAVERSHGRIDHADEQIEAVLDALEGISASVQEATNGISEVARVVDDQTASVEELTSTMETVRDRSDESEAAAERVVAATDHQQQTIDQLVNEVDELRTETDVDER; via the coding sequence ATGAGTGAACAGACTGTCGACCGAAGGGGCCGTGGAGAGACGGTGGGGACGGACGACGAACCCGAACCCGCGGGAACTGGAGACACAACCGATGACCGAACGCTCCGTCGCGCCGGCTACCAGCAACTGTTCGACGGGACGGGCGTGCCGACGTTCGTGCTCGACGCCGACGGCCGCGTCCGCGAGTGGAACGCGGCCATCGTCGAACTGACCGGCGTCGACCGCGAGGAGGCGATCGGCCACGAACACGTCTCCGAGCTGTTCTACCCGGACGGCCGCCGTGCGGATACCCTCGCCGACAAGGTCCTGCAAGCGCCCGACCGGGCCCACCGGGAGTTCGACGTCGAACTTCGGGATCCGTCTCGCAACCGGTACGGGGACAGCAGTACGATGGTCGACCGCCACGGCGACGAGAAGCACATCGACTTCTCGGCGACGCCGCTGTACGACGACGGCGACCTCGTGGGGGTGATCGAGGTCGTCGTCGACAGAACGGACGTCGTGAACCAGCGCGACGCCACTGCCGACCTCGTCCGCGAGATACAGGCGACGGCGAACCGGATCGGCCGCGGCGACCTCACGGCGCGAGCCAGCCGCCGCGAGGAGTTCGCAGTGCTCGAGTCGGAACTGACGGCGGTTATCGACGACGTCAACGAGATGGCAGACACCCTCGAGACCCTGACCGGACGCGTTACCGAGCGCGCCGAGGAGATGGAGGCTGCGGTCGACGAGGCGACCGGCGCGGCCGACGAGATCTCGGGGAACGTCTCCGAGCAGCACGCGCTCTTGCAGGACTCGGTCGACGAGATGCAGTCGTTCGCGGCCGGGATGGAGGAGTTGGCTGCCCAGGCCGACGAGGTCGACTCGGCGGCCGAAGACGCCAGCGAGGCGGTCGAGAACGGCCTCGAAGCCGGTGAGGACGCACGCGAGGCGATGGCCGACGTCGTCGAGATCGGCGACGAACTCGTCGAGAGCGTCGACGCCCTCTCCGCGCGGATGGACGAGATCGGGGACGTCGTGGAGGTGATCTCGGACGTGGCCGACGAGACCAACCTGCTCGCGCTCAACGCCAACATCGAGGCCGCCCGTGCGGGCGAGAGCGGCGACGGCTTCGCGGTCGTGGCCGACCACGTGAAGACGCTGGCCGACGAAACCCAACAGCACACCGAGGAGATATCGACCAGCCTCGAGGAACTCCAGGCCCAGACCGACGAGACGGCCGACGCGGTCGAACGCTCCCACGGGCGGATCGACCACGCCGACGAACAGATCGAGGCCGTCCTGGACGCTCTCGAGGGGATCTCGGCGTCGGTCCAGGAAGCGACGAACGGCATCTCGGAGGTGGCACGCGTCGTCGACGACCAGACGGCCAGCGTCGAAGAGCTCACGTCGACGATGGAGACGGTCCGGGATCGCTCCGACGAGAGCGAGGCGGCCGCCGAGCGGGTCGTCGCGGCGACGGACCACCAGCAGCAGACGATCGATCAGCTGGTGAACGAAGTCGACGAGTTACGGACGGAGACGGACGTGGACGAGCGGTAG
- the cheA gene encoding chemotaxis protein CheA: MVLVSDPTSTFVQESKEDVRKLNNALLELEEAATPEESDAIETVFRVAHNLKGNFGVMGYTKASNLAHAIEDLLDCIRDGELAVTGDRMDLIFRGVDLLEQMVNEISDDGETKTNPEGTISEIRDSIEENTGSDATEDDGDAADDELTATHDVPLERLRETVDLADDEDLFRAIVVIDNDESPQVDAMFVIDATEDEYDLVETVPDDEVLESEEFGGEFDAYLRTDASVTAGDVAGFYEDNRYVAEATAERLTDEVVGEADESDEGDDSTDADADDADADDDGDESGSDSGSVTHNTQEVESIRVDVEQIDQLYNQVEEMVTSRIKLRKIIEEHDLVEAEDELEEHGKITSSLQDTVLEIRLVPLKKIVGNFPRVVRDLSRKQDKEIDFQMEGVDIEMDRSILNELGDPLMHLIRNAVDHGIEPPEERERKGKPREGTIKLVGERERDRVSVTVEDDGRGLDVDELREKAVEQGVKTEEEIKVLDDSEVYDLIFHPGFSTTEEVTEVSGRGVGMDVVNQVVRGVDGSINVESEPDEGTAITLMLPVSVAIVRVLFVTVGDEQYGVPIKNIDEISELEDVTVETVEGRPTVTHDDRVYPLLSLGDRLDVPDAEHAEDDMVVRIKDNVRQVCLRCSDVVGQEEVVIKPFEGVLSGTPGISGASVLGEGEVVMILDVETL, from the coding sequence GTGGTCCTCGTGAGCGACCCGACCAGCACCTTCGTCCAGGAGAGCAAAGAGGACGTCCGGAAACTCAACAACGCCCTGCTGGAACTCGAGGAGGCCGCGACCCCCGAGGAATCCGACGCGATCGAGACGGTGTTCCGGGTCGCGCACAACCTGAAGGGCAACTTCGGCGTGATGGGCTATACGAAGGCGAGCAACCTGGCCCACGCCATCGAGGACCTGCTCGACTGCATCCGTGACGGCGAACTCGCGGTGACCGGCGATCGGATGGACCTGATCTTCCGGGGCGTCGACCTGCTCGAGCAGATGGTCAACGAGATCTCCGACGACGGGGAGACGAAGACGAACCCGGAGGGAACGATCTCGGAGATCCGCGATTCGATCGAGGAGAATACCGGTTCGGACGCGACCGAAGACGACGGCGACGCTGCGGACGACGAACTCACCGCCACCCACGACGTCCCCCTCGAGCGCCTCCGGGAGACGGTCGACCTCGCGGACGACGAGGACCTGTTCCGGGCGATCGTTGTCATCGACAACGACGAGTCCCCACAGGTCGACGCGATGTTCGTCATCGACGCGACCGAGGACGAGTACGACCTCGTCGAGACCGTCCCCGACGACGAGGTCCTCGAGTCAGAGGAGTTCGGCGGCGAGTTCGACGCCTACCTCCGGACCGACGCGAGCGTCACGGCCGGTGACGTCGCCGGCTTCTACGAGGACAACCGCTACGTGGCGGAGGCCACGGCGGAACGGCTGACCGACGAGGTAGTCGGCGAGGCGGACGAGAGCGACGAGGGCGACGACTCCACCGACGCCGACGCCGACGACGCCGACGCCGACGACGACGGCGACGAGAGCGGATCGGATTCCGGCTCCGTCACCCACAACACCCAGGAGGTCGAGTCCATCCGCGTCGACGTCGAACAGATCGACCAGCTCTACAACCAGGTCGAGGAGATGGTCACGAGCCGGATCAAGCTCCGCAAGATCATCGAGGAACACGACCTCGTCGAGGCCGAGGACGAACTCGAGGAACACGGCAAGATCACCTCGAGCCTGCAGGATACGGTCCTCGAGATCCGGCTGGTCCCCCTGAAGAAGATCGTCGGCAACTTCCCGCGGGTCGTTCGTGACCTCTCGCGAAAGCAGGACAAGGAGATCGACTTCCAGATGGAGGGCGTCGACATCGAGATGGATCGCTCGATCCTCAACGAACTGGGCGATCCGCTGATGCACCTCATCCGGAACGCGGTCGACCACGGGATCGAGCCCCCCGAGGAGCGCGAGCGGAAGGGCAAACCCCGCGAGGGGACGATCAAGCTGGTCGGCGAACGCGAGCGTGACCGGGTCTCGGTCACCGTCGAGGACGACGGCCGCGGTCTCGACGTCGACGAACTCCGCGAGAAGGCCGTCGAGCAGGGCGTCAAGACCGAAGAGGAGATCAAAGTGCTCGACGACTCGGAGGTCTACGACCTGATCTTCCACCCCGGCTTCTCGACGACGGAGGAGGTCACCGAGGTCAGCGGCCGCGGCGTCGGGATGGACGTCGTCAACCAGGTCGTCCGCGGGGTCGACGGCTCGATCAACGTCGAGAGCGAACCCGACGAGGGGACCGCGATCACGCTCATGTTGCCGGTCAGCGTCGCCATCGTCCGCGTCCTCTTCGTCACCGTCGGCGACGAGCAGTACGGCGTCCCCATCAAGAACATCGACGAGATCTCCGAACTCGAGGACGTCACCGTCGAGACGGTCGAAGGCCGGCCGACGGTGACTCACGACGACCGCGTCTATCCACTGCTCTCGCTCGGCGACCGGCTAGACGTCCCCGACGCGGAACACGCCGAAGACGACATGGTCGTTCGCATCAAGGACAACGTCCGTCAGGTCTGTCTGCGCTGTTCCGACGTCGTCGGTCAGGAAGAAGTCGTCATCAAGCCGTTCGAGGGTGTCCTCAGCGGCACGCCCGGGATCAGCGGGGCGTCCGTGCTCGGCGAGGGCGAGGTCGTGATGATCCTCGACGTCGAGACGCTCTAG
- a CDS encoding chemotaxis protein CheW, which produces MTDDRARRIREMRNRSSRGGGEDGSDDGTGTDEESASESTAETETADSETEATDGGSSDATAEDGDDAETPEESTDSNVDTNDNEDGDTNDDSSGGETVSYDESEIVDAEDETEADADTEPELDPEAESNPTPAVTDADDADDGLEAMVERPADEEAAEQGIDPALRGAIAGIGGDVDLGNGATVDASAVGQEGDRYGDATLTRSKEVFEQGDSLIASTHNQADTIQMLEFYLRDSRYAIEIDRVSAIVEMKDITRFPRGPDAIDGVTDLRGEITGVLDPTAMLDIERNELSDEHYIVVLERDDDKQKLGVRVTDVSQAVTYRESQIDDPNSAMDGDVGAQHEFVEGIVKKNTDGETTLVTWLDVDEIIDNISTEHTPTAADA; this is translated from the coding sequence ATGACCGACGACAGAGCCCGACGGATCCGGGAGATGCGCAACCGCTCGAGTCGTGGGGGCGGCGAGGACGGGTCCGACGACGGGACAGGGACGGACGAGGAATCGGCGTCCGAATCGACTGCCGAGACGGAGACAGCCGACTCGGAGACGGAAGCGACCGACGGAGGGTCCAGCGACGCCACAGCCGAGGACGGAGACGACGCCGAGACGCCCGAGGAGTCTACGGACTCGAACGTCGATACGAACGACAACGAGGACGGCGACACGAACGACGACTCGAGCGGCGGAGAAACGGTTTCCTACGACGAATCGGAGATCGTCGACGCCGAGGACGAGACGGAAGCCGACGCAGATACCGAACCCGAACTCGACCCCGAAGCCGAGTCCAATCCCACGCCAGCCGTTACGGACGCCGACGACGCTGACGACGGCCTCGAGGCGATGGTCGAACGCCCCGCCGACGAGGAAGCCGCCGAACAGGGGATCGACCCCGCCTTGCGCGGCGCGATCGCCGGCATCGGCGGCGACGTTGACCTCGGGAACGGTGCCACCGTCGACGCCTCTGCCGTCGGTCAGGAGGGCGATCGGTACGGCGACGCTACGCTTACCCGCAGCAAGGAGGTCTTCGAGCAGGGCGACTCGCTGATCGCCTCGACCCACAACCAGGCGGACACGATCCAGATGCTCGAGTTCTACCTGCGGGACAGCCGCTATGCGATCGAGATCGACCGGGTCAGCGCGATCGTCGAGATGAAAGACATCACGCGGTTCCCCCGCGGCCCCGATGCGATCGACGGCGTCACCGACCTCCGTGGCGAGATCACCGGCGTCCTCGATCCGACGGCCATGCTCGATATCGAGCGCAACGAACTCTCGGACGAACACTACATCGTCGTCCTCGAGCGCGACGACGACAAGCAGAAACTCGGCGTGCGCGTGACCGACGTCTCCCAGGCGGTCACCTACCGGGAGTCCCAGATCGACGACCCCAACAGCGCGATGGACGGCGACGTCGGCGCACAACACGAGTTCGTCGAAGGGATCGTCAAGAAGAACACTGACGGGGAGACGACTCTCGTCACGTGGCTGGACGTCGACGAGATCATCGACAATATCTCGACCGAGCACACGCCGACGGCGGCGGACGCGTAA